A genomic stretch from Petrimonas mucosa includes:
- a CDS encoding ACT domain-containing protein, with protein MLIKQLSVFLEDRSGRLTDLTQILAEHEINIAALSLAETADYGIVRMVVGKPDIAEKFLREAGFSVRLTDVVCVNMPDRPGALHEVLKILADNAINVDYMYAFSNKEVALAVIRAADIGQVVDVLEKNEMELLRQSDIYQV; from the coding sequence ATGCTTATCAAACAGTTATCCGTATTTCTGGAAGACCGGTCGGGACGGCTTACCGATCTTACCCAGATATTGGCGGAACACGAGATCAATATCGCTGCCCTGAGTCTCGCCGAGACGGCCGATTACGGCATCGTGAGAATGGTGGTGGGAAAACCCGATATTGCAGAGAAGTTCCTTCGTGAAGCAGGCTTCTCGGTGCGACTTACCGATGTGGTCTGCGTCAATATGCCCGACCGGCCGGGGGCTTTGCATGAGGTGCTTAAGATATTGGCAGACAACGCGATCAATGTGGATTACATGTACGCCTTTTCAAACAAGGAGGTGGCATTGGCGGTCATCCGGGCCGCAGATATCGGTCAAGTGGTCGATGTGCTGGAAAAGAACGAGATGGAGTTGCTGCGCCAGAGCGACATCTATCAGGTATAA
- a CDS encoding endonuclease/exonuclease/phosphatase family protein, which yields MGRVVLNRFLLLLAGLLSLIPAFMAVAGCYVSYLHPSRQPALHWLGHLLPILLMLNLVILLLWCWRRSRWAVVPIVALLNCIPYLTSIFNWPVGKTAPPERKVTVVSYNIRNEISKNILLDGQAFARFIEEQEADIVCLQEFPAGGAVREGLIVELTKLLPYYRIASQKPGSLIVALFSRYPIVEMQPVLFPDESGNISVWADLDLGGVKIRVFNNHLQTTSVNQNRVKPSFNLGSTYEQIVRLKRVVEKNGVIRARQADAVRREIDRSPYPVIVCSDFNTPPSYSYRVIKGRLRDSFRVAGKGYGYSYRYLRKLFRIDFVLYDPSVFRSTNYFSPELEYSDHKPIVATFDFTTDSASSLFLK from the coding sequence GTGGGAAGAGTTGTTCTGAACAGGTTCCTTCTGCTGCTGGCAGGCCTGCTTAGCCTGATACCCGCATTTATGGCAGTTGCAGGTTGCTATGTATCCTATCTCCATCCATCGCGGCAACCGGCTCTTCATTGGCTTGGACACCTGCTGCCGATACTTCTCATGCTCAACCTTGTCATACTGCTCCTCTGGTGCTGGAGGAGAAGCAGATGGGCAGTTGTGCCCATTGTGGCGCTATTGAACTGTATACCCTATCTGACCTCGATTTTCAACTGGCCTGTCGGTAAAACGGCTCCACCGGAACGGAAGGTTACAGTTGTCTCCTACAATATCAGGAATGAGATCTCCAAGAACATCCTCCTCGACGGACAGGCATTTGCAAGGTTTATCGAGGAGCAGGAGGCCGATATTGTCTGCCTTCAGGAGTTTCCCGCAGGTGGAGCAGTAAGGGAGGGGTTGATTGTCGAATTGACTAAGTTGCTGCCTTATTACCGCATTGCCTCACAAAAACCGGGTTCGCTGATTGTTGCACTCTTTAGCAGATATCCCATTGTTGAGATGCAACCGGTTCTTTTCCCGGACGAAAGCGGCAACATCTCCGTATGGGCCGACCTCGATCTGGGGGGAGTGAAAATCAGGGTTTTCAATAATCACCTGCAGACAACCAGTGTGAATCAAAACCGGGTGAAACCCTCTTTCAACCTGGGTAGCACGTACGAGCAGATAGTGCGGCTGAAGCGGGTGGTTGAGAAGAACGGTGTCATCAGGGCACGCCAGGCTGATGCCGTCAGAAGGGAGATCGACAGGAGTCCTTATCCGGTAATTGTTTGCAGCGACTTCAATACGCCACCCTCTTACTCATATAGGGTGATCAAGGGAAGACTGCGCGATAGCTTCCGTGTTGCAGGGAAGGGGTATGGTTACAGCTACCGCTACCTTCGAAAGCTCTTCAGGATAGATTTTGTTCTCTATGATCCCAGCGTGTTCAGGTCTACAAACTATTTCTCGCCGGAGCTGGAATATAGCGATCACAAGCCGATAGTTGCAACGTTCGATTTTACCACCGATTCCGCCTCAAGCCTATTCCTGAAATAG
- a CDS encoding indolepyruvate oxidoreductase subunit beta: MNKNIIISGVGGQGILTVAAIIDLAALNLGLKVKQAEVHGMSQRGGAVESHLRISTGEIFSDLIPRGKADLILSLEPMESLRYLPYLSPEGIIVTATEPYLNIENYPAQEVLLETIAATANHLLVNAASVAKEAGSIKSYNVVMLGAAAPYLEIAPEELERAIEIFFSRKGKEMVELNINAFRLGRANALNEQK, translated from the coding sequence ATGAATAAGAACATCATTATATCCGGGGTAGGGGGTCAGGGAATCCTGACTGTAGCCGCCATCATCGATCTGGCCGCGTTGAATCTGGGTCTTAAGGTGAAACAGGCCGAAGTTCATGGCATGAGCCAGCGGGGAGGGGCGGTGGAGTCGCATTTGCGGATCTCCACCGGGGAGATCTTCTCCGATCTCATTCCCAGGGGTAAGGCAGATCTTATCCTTTCCCTGGAACCGATGGAATCGTTGCGCTATCTTCCCTATCTCTCTCCGGAGGGGATTATTGTGACGGCAACAGAGCCATATCTCAATATCGAGAATTATCCTGCTCAGGAGGTGTTGCTGGAGACCATCGCCGCCACGGCGAATCACCTGCTTGTAAATGCCGCTTCGGTGGCGAAGGAGGCAGGGAGCATCAAGTCGTACAACGTGGTTATGCTGGGAGCGGCCGCGCCTTACCTGGAGATTGCTCCTGAAGAACTGGAGAGAGCCATCGAAATATTTTTCAGCCGAAAAGGTAAAGAGATGGTGGAGCTGAACATAAACGCCTTCCGCTTGGGACGGGCAAATGCATTGAATGAACAAAAATGA
- a CDS encoding phenylacetate--CoA ligase family protein, translating into MIWNPEIECADRERLHELQSVRLREMVGRIYEHVPAYRKKLQEKGIEPGDIRSVDQLKGLPFTTKADLRDNYPFGLFTLPQTEVVRIHASSGTTGKPTVVGYTRRDLEIWTEVVARSLKMAGVDKDDTIQVAYGYGPFTGGLGLHYGAERVGATVIPISTGNTRKQLQFMTDFEATVIACTPSYAAHLGESIIKEGISPEKVKLRVGVFGAEPWTNEMRTQIEGLLNLKAYDIYGLSEIIGPGVSMECECQCGGHIFEDHFIPEIIDPETLEPLPYGELGELVFTTVTKEAMPLLRYRTRDLTRLYADRCACGRTLVRMEKCLGRSDDMLIIRGVNVFPSQVESVLLEMEEASPHYQLVIDRENNLDTLEIRVEINDRFWSDSIRELEEIRRRIDHNIKSLLGIGAVIRLVEPHTIERSEGKARRIIDNRRL; encoded by the coding sequence ATGATCTGGAATCCCGAAATTGAATGTGCAGACAGAGAGAGGCTGCACGAGTTACAGAGCGTACGGCTGAGAGAGATGGTCGGACGTATTTATGAGCATGTTCCTGCATACCGCAAAAAATTGCAGGAGAAGGGTATTGAACCGGGCGACATCAGAAGTGTGGACCAGTTGAAAGGTCTCCCGTTTACCACCAAAGCTGATCTTCGCGACAACTACCCGTTCGGACTGTTTACCTTGCCGCAAACCGAGGTGGTAAGAATCCATGCGTCGAGCGGCACAACGGGGAAACCGACGGTTGTAGGGTATACGCGGCGGGACCTGGAGATCTGGACCGAGGTGGTTGCCCGAAGCCTTAAGATGGCCGGAGTGGACAAGGATGATACCATCCAGGTTGCTTATGGTTACGGACCGTTTACCGGGGGGCTGGGATTGCACTACGGTGCCGAGAGGGTGGGGGCTACGGTTATACCGATCTCTACCGGAAACACCCGGAAACAGCTTCAGTTCATGACCGATTTTGAGGCAACGGTAATTGCCTGTACCCCCTCCTATGCTGCCCATCTGGGCGAGAGTATCATCAAGGAGGGGATCTCGCCCGAGAAGGTGAAACTGCGGGTGGGGGTCTTCGGGGCGGAACCGTGGACAAACGAGATGCGCACCCAGATCGAGGGGTTGCTGAACCTGAAGGCGTACGACATCTACGGGTTGAGCGAGATTATCGGGCCGGGAGTATCCATGGAGTGTGAATGCCAGTGTGGAGGCCATATTTTTGAGGATCATTTCATTCCGGAGATTATCGATCCGGAGACGCTGGAGCCGCTTCCGTACGGTGAACTGGGCGAACTGGTCTTCACTACGGTGACGAAGGAGGCGATGCCGCTTCTCCGTTATCGTACAAGGGATCTTACCCGGTTGTATGCCGACCGGTGCGCGTGTGGTAGGACACTGGTGAGGATGGAGAAATGTCTCGGACGGTCTGACGACATGCTGATCATCCGTGGGGTTAACGTCTTCCCGTCGCAGGTTGAGTCTGTCCTGCTGGAGATGGAGGAGGCATCGCCGCATTATCAGCTTGTGATTGACCGGGAAAACAATCTCGATACGCTGGAGATAAGGGTGGAGATCAACGACCGGTTCTGGTCCGACAGTATCCGTGAACTTGAGGAGATTCGCCGCCGTATCGATCACAACATCAAGAGCCTGTTGGGCATTGGTGCGGTCATCAGGCTGGTGGAGCCTCACACCATCGAGCGTTCCGAGGGAAAGGCAAGGCGGATTATCGATAACCGGCGATTATAG
- a CDS encoding energy transducer TonB, which translates to MNAKRLLLSLSALSLVTVSLFASSSGQLQPPPADEGRVIENPDIPALFAGGSGEMHKFISQTLRYPADAVERNAQGLVVYTFIVEKDGTLTNFDLIHRADSSLNKEALRILQAMPPWRPAKYKDQYVRSKSYVPMYFRLNKNANAVARNTTTRSTNTIGKTNPDIANSEVYSIVEKMPEYPYGEKELAGFIAHQLRYPKEARQQGIEGRILCSFIVAADGSIFNIEVVQGLHPQLDNEAVRVLSLMSKWIPGENKGEKVNVKCLLPIDFAIDEEPIP; encoded by the coding sequence ATGAATGCTAAAAGATTACTATTGTCGTTATCGGCTTTATCTCTGGTAACGGTTTCACTTTTTGCGTCCAGCAGTGGACAGCTTCAACCACCTCCAGCCGACGAGGGGAGAGTCATCGAAAACCCCGACATTCCCGCCCTCTTTGCCGGAGGATCTGGCGAAATGCACAAGTTCATCTCCCAGACGCTCCGTTATCCTGCCGATGCCGTTGAACGAAACGCACAGGGGTTGGTTGTCTACACCTTTATTGTTGAAAAAGATGGCACACTGACCAACTTCGATCTGATCCACCGTGCCGACTCCTCCCTCAACAAGGAGGCCCTCCGCATCCTGCAGGCGATGCCGCCCTGGCGTCCGGCCAAGTACAAGGATCAGTATGTACGCTCCAAGAGCTACGTGCCGATGTATTTCCGGTTGAACAAGAATGCGAACGCAGTGGCCCGCAACACGACAACAAGGTCTACAAACACCATTGGCAAGACCAATCCCGATATTGCCAACTCCGAGGTCTACTCCATCGTCGAGAAGATGCCGGAATATCCGTACGGGGAGAAAGAGCTGGCAGGATTTATCGCCCATCAGCTCCGTTATCCCAAGGAGGCTCGTCAACAGGGAATCGAAGGCAGGATCCTCTGCTCCTTCATTGTTGCAGCCGACGGTTCAATCTTCAATATCGAGGTAGTCCAGGGATTGCATCCCCAGCTCGACAACGAGGCGGTCCGGGTGCTCAGCCTGATGTCCAAGTGGATTCCGGGAGAGAACAAGGGTGAAAAGGTAAATGTGAAGTGTCTGCTCCCCATCGATTTCGCCATCGATGAGGAGCCAATCCCGTAA
- a CDS encoding thiamine pyrophosphate-dependent enzyme encodes MNKQILLGAEAVAQAALDAGISGVYAYPGTPSTEIAQFIQQSAQARESGVHSKWCVNEKTAYEAALGISYAGKRALVSMKHVGLNVAADPFMNSAITGIHGGLVLVVADDPSMHSSQNEQDSRFYGKFAMIPVLEPSTQQESYEIVRYAFDLSEEVKLPVMVRIPTRLSHSRSVVETGEALPQRQLAPTQERNRWILLPVNARKGYTRLLEMQSQLITRSEFSRFNREIPGSGDKGVIAFGIAYNYVMEVNRAYSLDLPVLKLSHYPLPERKISEFTGKYSEILIAEEGYPLYEELLKGFFGNRKFRGRLDGALPRTGELSPTILAAAMGVELGDARSIPGIVEPRPPMLCQGCSHRDLFDAILQALAPYPERHLFGDIGCYTLGALSPYNAISSCVDMGASITMAKGAADAGLFPAVAVIGDSTFTHSGITGLLDAVNDQSALTVIISDNGTTAMTGGQESSGYGKYGAICRGIGVEESHIREIVPLKRNFEENVKVLKEEFEYAGVSVIISRRECVQTAVKSRKHE; translated from the coding sequence ATGAACAAACAGATACTATTGGGTGCGGAAGCAGTAGCCCAGGCAGCATTGGATGCGGGAATATCAGGGGTATATGCTTATCCGGGAACACCCTCCACCGAGATTGCACAATTTATTCAACAATCGGCACAAGCCCGTGAATCGGGAGTTCACTCGAAATGGTGTGTAAACGAGAAGACGGCATACGAGGCGGCGTTGGGGATCTCTTATGCCGGAAAGCGAGCCTTGGTCAGCATGAAGCATGTGGGACTGAATGTGGCAGCCGACCCCTTTATGAATTCGGCCATTACCGGGATCCATGGCGGACTGGTGTTGGTTGTGGCCGATGATCCGTCGATGCACTCCTCGCAAAACGAGCAGGATAGCCGCTTCTATGGCAAGTTCGCAATGATTCCCGTACTGGAACCCTCCACTCAGCAGGAGTCCTACGAGATTGTACGTTACGCATTTGATCTGTCGGAAGAGGTGAAGCTGCCGGTAATGGTGCGTATCCCCACCCGTCTGTCGCACTCGCGTTCTGTGGTTGAAACTGGAGAAGCGCTACCGCAACGTCAGCTTGCACCCACACAGGAGAGAAACAGGTGGATCCTGCTCCCGGTCAATGCAAGAAAAGGGTATACGAGACTGTTGGAGATGCAGAGCCAGTTGATCACCCGTTCCGAATTCTCACGTTTCAACCGGGAGATACCCGGTTCGGGCGACAAGGGTGTCATTGCCTTTGGTATTGCCTACAACTACGTGATGGAGGTGAACCGGGCCTATTCGCTCGACCTGCCGGTGTTGAAGCTTTCGCACTATCCCCTGCCGGAGCGAAAGATCTCTGAATTTACCGGGAAATATAGTGAGATCCTCATTGCTGAGGAGGGTTATCCTCTCTATGAGGAGCTACTGAAGGGTTTTTTTGGAAACCGGAAGTTCCGTGGAAGGCTGGATGGTGCGTTGCCGCGCACTGGCGAGCTATCACCGACGATCCTTGCAGCTGCAATGGGGGTTGAATTGGGCGATGCCAGGAGTATTCCCGGGATAGTTGAGCCGCGTCCGCCGATGTTGTGCCAGGGTTGCAGCCACCGTGACCTTTTCGATGCGATTCTCCAGGCTTTGGCACCCTATCCTGAAAGGCATCTGTTTGGTGATATCGGATGCTATACGCTGGGAGCATTGTCGCCCTACAATGCCATCAGCAGCTGTGTAGATATGGGAGCGTCAATAACGATGGCCAAGGGGGCTGCCGATGCAGGACTCTTCCCGGCTGTGGCCGTGATAGGCGACTCCACCTTTACTCACTCCGGAATCACCGGTCTGCTGGATGCCGTAAACGACCAAAGCGCACTTACGGTAATAATTTCGGATAACGGAACAACAGCCATGACCGGCGGCCAGGAGTCGTCGGGATACGGGAAGTATGGCGCCATCTGCAGGGGGATTGGAGTGGAGGAGAGCCATATTCGTGAAATTGTTCCGTTAAAGAGGAATTTCGAGGAGAATGTGAAGGTGTTGAAGGAGGAGTTTGAATATGCCGGCGTCTCGGTAATCATTTCGAGGCGTGAGTGCGTACAGACGGCTGTAAAAAGCAGAAAACATGAATAA
- a CDS encoding UDP-glucuronic acid decarboxylase family protein encodes MKRILVTGGAGFIGSHLCERLLREGNRVICLDNFLTGKKENIAHLMGNRFFELVEHDIMYAYPIDPVDEIYHLACPASPVHYQRDPIRTMKISVLGSYNVLGMAKLHRCKILLTSTSEIYGDPLVHPQPENYWGNVNTIGPRSCYDEGKRAAETLFMDYYRQEKVRIKIVRIFNTYGPGMLPDDGRVISNFILQALQNKDITIYGDGTQTRSFQYIDDLIEGLVRMMETGDHFTGPVNIGNPGEFTIRELAEQIISLSGSASRLVFHPLPADDPKQRRPDITLAREVLSWEPTIQLREGLLRMISYFRNRLEAESVVKSNVATIGL; translated from the coding sequence ATGAAAAGGATATTGGTGACCGGAGGCGCAGGTTTTATCGGATCACATTTGTGTGAAAGACTTTTAAGAGAGGGAAATCGAGTAATCTGCCTGGATAATTTTCTTACAGGAAAGAAAGAGAATATCGCTCATCTGATGGGCAATAGATTTTTCGAACTGGTAGAGCATGACATCATGTACGCCTACCCCATCGACCCTGTAGATGAGATCTACCACCTGGCCTGTCCGGCGTCGCCCGTTCATTACCAGCGTGATCCGATCAGGACCATGAAGATATCGGTACTGGGGTCATACAATGTGCTCGGCATGGCCAAATTGCACCGCTGCAAAATCCTGCTCACCTCCACCAGTGAAATCTATGGCGACCCGCTTGTCCATCCACAGCCGGAGAACTACTGGGGCAACGTAAACACCATTGGTCCCCGCTCCTGTTACGATGAGGGAAAACGGGCTGCAGAAACACTTTTTATGGATTACTACCGACAGGAGAAGGTCCGCATCAAGATCGTAAGGATTTTTAACACCTATGGGCCAGGCATGCTCCCCGATGATGGGCGGGTGATCTCCAATTTCATTCTCCAGGCCTTGCAGAACAAAGATATTACCATTTACGGCGACGGCACCCAGACCCGCAGCTTCCAGTATATCGACGATCTGATCGAAGGGTTGGTGAGGATGATGGAGACTGGCGACCATTTTACCGGTCCCGTCAATATCGGCAATCCGGGGGAATTCACCATCAGGGAACTGGCCGAGCAGATCATTTCACTTTCCGGCTCCGCATCCAGGCTCGTGTTCCACCCGCTTCCGGCGGACGACCCCAAGCAGCGCCGTCCCGACATCACCCTGGCCCGAGAAGTATTGAGCTGGGAACCGACCATCCAGCTTCGGGAGGGGCTATTGCGAATGATCAGCTATTTCAGGAATAGGCTTGAGGCGGAATCGGTGGTAAAATCGAACGTTGCAACTATCGGCTTGTGA
- a CDS encoding dihydroorotate dehydrogenase-like protein: MSDLTTCYAGLKLRNPLIVGSSVLTDSAEKNAAWDEVGCGAIVLPSLFEEQIELESKRIMKKEKIGDGSQLVWNFVKSTRIMNYLDLIRGSKNSCSIPIIASIHCYSDGGWIEFAAQIESAGADALELNISAIEANPEVDPMESAVRYISIVQKIKSVVGIPVIVKASKLFNNIPWLVNRLKQEGADAVVLFNKLYPADIDIDLMKATSGPILSHPEDVSDTLRWICLTASRVPGVDLAASTGVHSWQDVVKCILVGASAVQIVSALYPENGKEFVPDTLSRISEWMKSKDFISIDRMKGLFHIDKQVDVALFERAQFMKYFTNFH; the protein is encoded by the coding sequence ATGTCAGATTTAACCACTTGTTACGCAGGTTTGAAGCTGCGTAATCCATTGATTGTAGGCAGTTCCGTCTTGACCGATAGTGCAGAAAAGAATGCTGCCTGGGATGAGGTCGGCTGTGGGGCTATCGTGCTTCCTTCCCTTTTTGAAGAGCAGATAGAACTGGAGTCGAAGCGAATTATGAAAAAGGAGAAGATTGGCGATGGCAGCCAGCTTGTATGGAATTTCGTGAAGAGTACACGGATCATGAATTACCTCGATCTGATCAGGGGCTCGAAGAACAGTTGCTCAATCCCCATCATTGCAAGCATCCATTGCTATTCGGATGGGGGATGGATTGAGTTTGCAGCACAGATCGAGAGTGCCGGAGCCGACGCATTGGAGCTGAACATATCTGCCATTGAGGCAAACCCTGAAGTTGATCCGATGGAATCTGCCGTAAGATATATCTCCATCGTGCAGAAGATCAAGTCGGTGGTTGGCATCCCGGTGATTGTGAAAGCGAGTAAACTCTTCAACAATATCCCCTGGTTGGTGAATCGGCTGAAGCAGGAGGGGGCTGATGCCGTGGTGCTGTTCAACAAGCTCTATCCTGCGGATATCGATATCGACCTGATGAAGGCGACCTCCGGACCCATTTTGAGTCACCCCGAAGATGTCAGCGATACCCTGCGGTGGATTTGTCTCACAGCCTCGAGGGTGCCCGGAGTGGACCTGGCTGCCTCCACCGGTGTGCACAGTTGGCAGGATGTGGTGAAGTGCATCCTGGTAGGTGCTTCGGCTGTACAGATTGTAAGCGCTCTTTATCCGGAGAATGGGAAGGAGTTTGTCCCCGACACCCTTTCCCGGATATCAGAGTGGATGAAGTCTAAAGATTTCATCTCAATCGACAGGATGAAGGGACTGTTTCATATCGATAAACAGGTGGACGTTGCACTGTTCGAAAGGGCCCAGTTCATGAAATATTTCACCAATTTTCATTGA
- a CDS encoding aminotransferase-like domain-containing protein has product MTRFATGVSALRSSEIRDLMSLAASPDIISFSGGMPGNELFPLEMIDQIYQSLSEKEKQVAMQYGPTNGQPALLESLAHYLEKKGLPVGKNRLLITTGSLQAINILAKAFVDPGDPVLVESPSFIGALSAFRSYEANLTAIPLRSDGLDIAALKTALDSGGPKPKFLYFAPNFHNPAGIIYTEAVKRQMIELLSGLDIPLIEDDVYSDLYFHEDDLPKMRTIKAIDPEGIDVCLTGSFSKILGPGLRLGWMLVPEHIYGKCELIKQSMDACSPSFSQVIADKFIRSGAIYTYTGQVRLEYKKRGLAMIEALEKHLPGYVSFEKPRGGFYIWLHLPEGADSTLILKKAIERGVVFVTGKTFDPAGVKNNCIRVSYCNTAPDVIRRGIPLVAEAIREICG; this is encoded by the coding sequence ATGACACGGTTTGCAACGGGAGTATCCGCATTGCGTTCGTCGGAGATCAGGGACTTGATGAGTCTTGCCGCTTCTCCCGATATCATCTCCTTTTCCGGGGGGATGCCCGGAAATGAACTCTTTCCGTTAGAGATGATCGATCAGATCTATCAATCCCTCTCAGAAAAAGAGAAACAGGTAGCCATGCAGTATGGGCCTACCAATGGACAGCCGGCACTGCTGGAATCGCTTGCGCACTATCTTGAAAAGAAGGGGCTGCCGGTCGGGAAGAACCGGCTGTTGATCACAACGGGATCGCTGCAGGCCATAAATATCCTGGCCAAAGCTTTTGTCGATCCGGGTGATCCGGTGCTGGTAGAGTCGCCTTCGTTTATCGGCGCATTGTCCGCTTTCCGGTCCTACGAGGCCAATCTGACCGCCATCCCGCTCAGGAGCGACGGATTGGATATTGCTGCACTGAAAACCGCTCTGGATAGCGGTGGACCCAAACCTAAATTCCTCTATTTTGCGCCCAATTTTCACAATCCGGCCGGCATAATCTATACCGAAGCCGTGAAGCGGCAGATGATCGAACTGCTTTCAGGCCTTGACATCCCGCTTATCGAGGATGATGTTTACAGCGACCTCTACTTCCATGAGGATGATCTTCCGAAGATGAGGACCATAAAAGCGATCGATCCCGAGGGGATAGATGTCTGCCTGACCGGGTCATTCTCGAAAATCCTGGGTCCCGGCTTGCGCTTGGGCTGGATGCTTGTACCGGAGCATATCTACGGGAAGTGCGAACTGATCAAGCAGTCGATGGATGCCTGTTCACCCAGTTTCTCACAGGTGATAGCCGATAAGTTTATCCGTAGCGGTGCCATCTACACCTATACCGGGCAGGTGAGACTGGAGTATAAAAAACGAGGGCTTGCCATGATTGAAGCCCTCGAAAAGCATTTACCCGGTTATGTGTCGTTCGAGAAACCGCGTGGGGGGTTCTATATCTGGCTTCACCTGCCCGAAGGAGCCGACAGCACGCTGATCTTGAAAAAAGCGATCGAAAGGGGGGTGGTATTTGTTACCGGAAAGACATTCGATCCAGCAGGGGTGAAGAACAACTGCATACGGGTGTCGTACTGCAATACCGCTCCGGATGTAATCCGGAGAGGAATTCCCCTGGTTGCCGAAGCGATCCGCGAGATTTGCGGATAG